The following are from one region of the Nicotiana tabacum cultivar K326 chromosome 3, ASM71507v2, whole genome shotgun sequence genome:
- the LOC142177011 gene encoding uncharacterized protein LOC142177011, which translates to MAPNYNYISEIVMSKMSWNLKVRVVRLWHILDREKPENSNSIELIIQDEKGDRIHATIGRVAMLIFKTKYMKWDYVIGEVIGHGNVESYNQGGKTRSGREVNLERFSQTTFQRSYSVSEELAAVNVEVKNIRELINFLEEGQIWIVATIVNLEIERGWSYVGCKKCSKKVDKIRNKFYCKKYERVGHSALKRLHVRVIDVTGSISLLLWDREATKLIEKSADTLKEGAVETSGAAYECSHPLEIDAIMDRKFMFKPIVKLVFE; encoded by the exons ATGGCTCCAAACTATAACTATATCAGCGAAATAGTAATGTCCAAAATGAGTTGGAATTTGAAAGTTCGTGTTGTTAGATTGTGGCACATTCTAGACCGCGAGAAACCAGAAAATTCTAATTCAATCgaattaattattcaagatgAAAAG GGTGATCGAATTCATGCAACTATTGGAAGAGTTGCTATGcttattttcaaaacaaaatacatgaaatgggatt ATGTCATAGGAGAAGTTATTGGTCATGGTAATGTAGAATCGTATAACCAAGGTGGTAAAACAA GAAGTGGGCGTGAAGTTAACCTTGAGAGGTTTAGTCAAACAACTTTTCAACGTAGTTATTCTGTTTCTGAAGAACTAGCTGCTGTGAATGTGGAAGTTAAAAACATTAgagaattaattaattttttggag GAAGGGCAAATCTGGATTGTTGCTACTATAGTGAATTTAGAAATTGAAAGGGGATGGTCATATGTAGGGTGCAAAAAATGTTCGAAGAAAGTTGATAAAATTAGAAATAAGTTTTACTGCAAGAAATATGAACGTGTTGGTCATTCTGCTCTGAAAAG GCTTCATGTTCGAGTAATTGATGTCACTGGCTCTATTTCTTTGTTGCTTTGGGATCGTGAGGCGACAAAACTCATTGAAAAGTCTGCTGATACCTTGAAAGAAGGTGCAGTAGAG ACATCTGGTGCTGCTTATGAGTGTTCTCATCCATTGGAGATTGATGCTATTATGGATAGAAAATTCATGTTTAAACCTATAGTAAAGTTAGTATTTGAATAG